The following proteins come from a genomic window of Methanosarcina sp. MTP4:
- a CDS encoding SUMF1/EgtB/PvdO family nonheme iron enzyme: MDSQIEIKRETEFYQGFIRLKMSVSNKSPSVITDVTLDFLFEDDLLRIDRYEPHYEKRNGKILLGNINGGTSKSIAVYFDPLMCSRGAEINCQLTSRDARGKLSSVFMEPKLISVVCPIIKTDLDINVGRLKEFIEKLPSKDSKVYEIQHGFDIEKLASIAQEVVEKHDVRHVRTLKTKDGRGWEIWYYGKTKVTKADIVIKVYISSEKQLLELFAATETAEALTGLLAEVGRSLKHSIEFKASGKGNVINVTINNSVIQRSNLLDLCSMDGTCPVNILVEDSVIQHSTLISEKEEAGEEEKSRREREEQESLLRQQEEAHLKKAEDEKCRQREEVERKDKQEVELKKQDETERKKLEEATKTQASKHITKSSAQQKVPPKKPSSSSSSTKPKSSSGKGILVFSLIFGVLLIGIVAMFLGSNTDSETASSQNSDTYTNTIDMEFVKIPAGEFMMGSPLGEEPRGGNEGPVHKVTIEDSYYLGKFEVTQEQWREVMGNNPSYNVGDDLPVEQVSWEDAQEFLEKLNGIEGKNKYRLPSEAEWEYACRAGTTTRYYFGDGESKLGDYAWYYGNSGIKTHPVGQKKPNLWGLYGMHGNVWEWCQDRYHSNYNGAPSDGSAWESGSSSIRVQRGGCLSSFARDCRSANRSDQEPGSPNANLGFRVLREI; this comes from the coding sequence TTGGACTCTCAAATTGAGATTAAGCGTGAAACCGAATTCTACCAGGGGTTTATACGCTTAAAGATGTCTGTTTCGAACAAATCTCCTTCTGTAATAACAGACGTTACTCTCGACTTTCTTTTTGAAGACGACCTCCTCCGGATAGACCGTTACGAACCTCATTACGAAAAAAGGAACGGCAAAATCCTGCTGGGCAACATAAACGGGGGTACGTCCAAGTCCATAGCTGTTTATTTTGATCCCTTGATGTGCTCAAGGGGCGCTGAGATCAATTGCCAGCTAACTTCCAGGGACGCCCGGGGCAAGCTCAGTTCTGTTTTTATGGAGCCCAAACTTATCAGCGTGGTCTGCCCGATCATCAAGACCGACCTTGACATCAACGTGGGGAGGCTCAAGGAGTTCATCGAAAAGCTCCCGAGCAAGGACAGCAAGGTCTATGAAATCCAGCACGGTTTTGACATAGAAAAACTCGCCTCCATCGCCCAGGAAGTTGTGGAAAAGCACGACGTGCGCCACGTCCGCACCCTGAAGACAAAAGACGGCAGGGGCTGGGAGATCTGGTATTACGGGAAAACCAAGGTCACGAAAGCCGACATCGTCATTAAGGTCTATATTTCTTCTGAAAAGCAGCTCCTCGAACTCTTCGCAGCCACGGAAACCGCCGAAGCCCTGACTGGCCTTCTTGCGGAAGTCGGGCGCAGCCTGAAGCACAGCATCGAATTCAAAGCGAGTGGTAAGGGCAATGTCATCAATGTAACAATTAACAATTCTGTTATTCAGAGGAGCAATCTACTCGACCTTTGCAGCATGGACGGGACTTGCCCCGTTAACATTCTGGTGGAAGACAGCGTAATCCAGCATTCTACTCTCATCTCCGAAAAGGAGGAAGCTGGAGAGGAAGAGAAATCCAGAAGGGAAAGAGAAGAACAGGAGAGTTTGCTCAGACAGCAGGAAGAAGCCCACTTAAAGAAAGCTGAAGATGAAAAGTGTAGGCAAAGAGAGGAAGTGGAGAGAAAAGATAAGCAGGAAGTTGAATTAAAAAAACAAGATGAAACCGAGAGAAAGAAGCTTGAGGAAGCCACAAAAACTCAGGCTTCAAAACATATAACAAAATCTTCTGCTCAACAGAAAGTTCCTCCAAAAAAGCCGTCTTCTTCGTCCTCCTCAACAAAACCGAAGAGCTCTTCCGGAAAAGGAATACTTGTCTTCAGTCTCATTTTCGGTGTCCTTCTTATAGGCATCGTGGCTATGTTTCTTGGTTCGAACACCGACTCTGAAACAGCGTCCTCACAAAATTCGGATACTTATACGAACACCATAGACATGGAGTTCGTTAAGATCCCTGCGGGGGAATTTATGATGGGATCTCCTTTAGGTGAAGAGCCTAGAGGTGGTAATGAAGGTCCGGTTCATAAAGTCACTATTGAAGATTCATACTACCTTGGCAAATTTGAAGTTACTCAGGAACAATGGCGTGAAGTTATGGGCAACAACCCTTCATACAATGTGGGAGATGATCTACCCGTTGAACAGGTTTCTTGGGAGGATGCTCAGGAGTTTCTCGAAAAACTCAATGGAATAGAGGGAAAAAACAAATATCGTCTTCCATCCGAAGCTGAATGGGAATATGCATGTCGTGCCGGGACAACAACAAGGTATTACTTTGGTGATGGTGAGTCGAAGCTTGGGGATTACGCATGGTATTATGGCAACTCCGGTATTAAAACTCATCCTGTTGGTCAGAAAAAGCCCAATCTCTGGGGCCTTTATGGTATGCATGGTAATGTTTGGGAATGGTGCCAGGACAGATATCATTCAAATTATAATGGTGCACCATCTGATGGAAGTGCCTGGGAAAGTGGAAGTAGCTCTATCCGGGTCCAGCGGGGTGGCTGCTTGAGCAGTTTCGCCAGGGACTGCCGGTCAGCGAATCGCTCCGACCAAGAACCCGGCTCCCCCAACGCCAACCTAGGTTTTCGCGTCCTAAGGGAAATTTAA
- a CDS encoding SUMF1/EgtB/PvdO family nonheme iron enzyme encodes MDSQIEIKRETEFYQGFIRLKMSVSNKAPSVITDVTLDFLFEDDLLRIDRYEPPYEVRNGKILLGNISGGTSKSIAVYFDPLMCTRGAEINCQVTSRDAQGKLSSVFMEPKLISVVCPIIKTELDINVGRLKEFIEKLPSKDSKAYEIHHGFDVSKLSSIAREVVEKHDVRHVRTLKTKDGRDWEIWYYGKTKVTKADIVIKVSISFEKQLLELFAATESAEALTGLLAEVGRDLKHGIEFRASGKGNVINVTIKDSVIQRSNLLDLCSMDGTCPVNILVEDSLIQHSTLISEKDEAREENERLRKEREEQEKLRRQREEETRLKKAEEERLRREKEIEEQEKLRRQREEAARDVEEIKRKAQEEADKRKKEQERKQQEELRRKREEAEREKKEKEALERRQREAQVRKRRAEEEKARREREEQEKLRKQREEEIKRREEDRKRRKFEEQESWRQADERREGEELERKKREEVAKVPATKPITKPPAQQKVPPKKPGSSSGKGILVFSLIFGVLLIGSAVAFFGLNGDSGDSTPEIQPAPVTTSSENTDEDAPAATVNSAQTSSSQNPDTYTNSVGMEFVLIPEGEFRMGSPSDEEGRYNGEDPVHKVTIEESYYLGKYEVTQEQWGEVMGSNPSYFEGDDLPVEQVSWNDVQEFIEKLNEKEGTNKYRLPSEAEWEYACRAGTTTRYYFGDGDSKLGDYAWYTENSGSKTHSVGQKKPNPWGLYDMHGNVWEWCQDTYCSDYSVALSDGSACESRNPFARIRRGGSGANCARNCRSATRSYNGAGSRSSFLGFRVLRAV; translated from the coding sequence TTGGACTCTCAAATTGAGATTAAGCGTGAAACCGAATTCTACCAGGGTTTTATACGCTTAAAGATGTCTGTTTCGAACAAAGCTCCTTCTGTAATAACAGATGTCACTCTCGACTTTCTTTTTGAAGATGACCTCTTAAGGATAGACCGTTATGAGCCTCCCTACGAAGTCAGGAACGGGAAAATCCTGCTGGGCAACATAAGCGGAGGCACGTCTAAGTCCATTGCCGTTTATTTTGACCCCCTTATGTGCACAAGGGGCGCTGAAATCAACTGCCAGGTAACTTCCAGGGACGCCCAGGGCAAGCTCAGTTCTGTTTTTATGGAGCCCAAACTTATCAGCGTGGTCTGTCCGATCATTAAAACCGAGCTTGACATCAACGTGGGGAGGCTCAAGGAGTTCATAGAAAAGCTCCCGAGCAAGGACAGCAAGGCCTATGAAATCCATCACGGTTTCGACGTAAGCAAGCTCTCCTCAATCGCCCGCGAAGTCGTGGAAAAGCACGACGTGCGCCACGTCCGCACCCTGAAAACAAAAGACGGCAGGGATTGGGAGATCTGGTACTACGGGAAAACCAAGGTCACAAAAGCCGACATCGTTATCAAGGTCTCAATTTCCTTTGAAAAGCAGCTCCTTGAACTCTTTGCAGCGACGGAAAGCGCTGAAGCCCTTACCGGGCTCCTTGCAGAAGTCGGGCGCGACCTTAAGCACGGCATAGAATTCCGGGCGAGCGGCAAGGGCAATGTCATCAATGTAACAATTAAAGATTCTGTGATCCAGAGGAGCAACCTCCTCGACCTCTGCAGTATGGACGGGACCTGCCCCGTTAACATCCTTGTGGAAGACAGCTTAATCCAGCACTCCACCCTCATCTCCGAAAAGGACGAAGCCAGAGAGGAAAATGAGCGCCTGAGGAAAGAAAGGGAAGAACAGGAGAAGCTGCGCAGACAGCGGGAAGAAGAAACCCGCTTAAAGAAAGCTGAAGAGGAAAGGCTGCGCAGGGAAAAGGAAATCGAGGAACAGGAAAAGCTCAGAAGACAGCGGGAAGAAGCTGCAAGGGACGTAGAAGAAATCAAAAGAAAGGCTCAGGAAGAAGCTGATAAGAGGAAAAAAGAGCAGGAAAGAAAGCAGCAGGAAGAACTCCGCAGGAAGAGAGAAGAAGCTGAAAGGGAGAAAAAAGAGAAAGAAGCTCTGGAAAGAAGACAGCGGGAAGCTCAGGTGAGAAAACGCAGAGCAGAAGAGGAAAAAGCCAGAAGGGAAAGGGAAGAGCAGGAAAAGCTCAGAAAGCAAAGGGAAGAAGAAATTAAGAGAAGAGAAGAAGATCGGAAGAGAAGAAAATTTGAGGAACAGGAAAGCTGGCGTCAGGCAGATGAAAGGAGAGAAGGGGAAGAACTTGAAAGAAAGAAGCGTGAGGAAGTCGCAAAAGTTCCAGCTACAAAACCAATAACTAAACCTCCTGCTCAACAGAAAGTTCCTCCAAAAAAGCCGGGAAGTTCTTCCGGAAAAGGAATCCTTGTTTTCAGCCTCATTTTCGGCGTCCTTCTTATAGGTTCTGCAGTCGCGTTCTTTGGTTTGAATGGCGACTCTGGCGACAGCACTCCGGAAATCCAGCCAGCTCCTGTAACTACTTCTTCTGAAAACACCGACGAAGATGCCCCTGCAGCAACGGTCAATTCTGCTCAAACATCTTCCTCACAAAACCCTGATACCTATACAAACTCTGTAGGCATGGAATTCGTGCTCATTCCTGAGGGAGAATTCAGGATGGGTTCTCCTTCAGACGAAGAAGGCAGATATAATGGCGAAGATCCTGTCCATAAAGTCACAATAGAAGAGTCTTATTACCTGGGTAAATACGAAGTAACTCAGGAACAGTGGGGTGAAGTGATGGGCAGCAATCCTTCTTATTTCGAAGGCGATGATCTTCCCGTTGAACAAGTATCCTGGAATGATGTTCAGGAGTTTATCGAAAAACTCAATGAAAAGGAAGGCACAAACAAATATCGTCTGCCATCTGAAGCGGAATGGGAATATGCATGTCGTGCCGGGACAACAACAAGGTATTACTTTGGTGATGGAGATTCAAAACTTGGGGATTATGCATGGTATACTGAAAACTCGGGGAGCAAGACTCATTCAGTTGGCCAGAAGAAGCCCAATCCCTGGGGTCTTTATGATATGCATGGCAATGTCTGGGAGTGGTGCCAGGACACTTATTGTTCAGATTATAGTGTGGCTCTGTCTGATGGAAGTGCCTGTGAATCTAGAAATCCCTTTGCCCGGATCCGTCGGGGCGGTAGCGGGGCCAACTGCGCCAGGAACTGTCGGTCAGCTACCCGTAGCTATAACGGCGCTGGCTCCCGTAGCAGCTTCCTCGGTTTCCGTGTTCTGAGGGCCGTGTAA
- a CDS encoding formylglycine-generating enzyme family protein has protein sequence MDEAEKLLLEEKERLRMLRTRREERLREETQELEPGAEEENNFDRSRGMQENIEALKTVPVVEVAEKVKKAKKAEKAEKAEKAEKAEKAEKAEKAEKAEKAEKAEKAEKAENEEIEPSGRPVLSPSEHPKKASKSKPSGSHFMKILVFGAVFCLLLFGSWTLIGGTEEGVGVAGDAGDAGDAGETSPDYEALPDASLEPSPISSDSSPEKAQNSLDSPLNPPESFTNSLGMEFVLVPAGEFLMGSPETEAGRQADENPLHTVRLNKPFYLGKYEVTRAQWYEVMGSAGEVEDPLPGDSELPVAEVSWGDVQEFVKNLNEMEGTDKYRLPSEAEWEYACRAGSSTKYYFGDAEREMVKYAWFGKSQGSAPHPVGQKAPNAWDLYDMHGNVWEWVQDSWHNDYNAAPSDGKAWESGDLSHRVARGGSVTGSAESCRAANRAWFGSDVRNADMGFRLLMEA, from the coding sequence TTGGATGAAGCTGAAAAGCTCCTGCTGGAAGAAAAAGAACGCCTCCGTATGCTGAGAACGCGCAGGGAAGAAAGGTTAAGGGAAGAAACTCAGGAACTTGAACCGGGGGCTGAAGAGGAAAATAATTTCGATAGATCTCGGGGTATGCAGGAAAACATTGAAGCCCTGAAGACAGTTCCGGTAGTTGAAGTTGCTGAAAAGGTTAAAAAGGCTAAAAAGGCTGAAAAGGCTGAAAAGGCTGAAAAGGCTGAAAAGGCTGAAAAGGCTGAAAAGGCTGAAAAGGCTGAAAAGGCTGAAAAGGCTGAAAAGGCTGAAAAGGCTGAAAAGGCTGAAAATGAAGAAATAGAACCCTCAGGTCGACCCGTGCTTTCTCCTTCGGAACATCCTAAAAAAGCTTCAAAAAGCAAGCCTTCCGGGTCACATTTCATGAAAATTCTGGTTTTTGGGGCTGTTTTCTGCCTCCTGTTATTCGGCAGTTGGACGTTGATTGGAGGGACTGAAGAGGGTGTGGGAGTTGCCGGAGATGCCGGGGATGCCGGGGATGCCGGAGAAACAAGTCCAGATTACGAAGCTCTCCCGGATGCTTCGCTGGAACCTTCTCCGATTTCTTCAGACAGCTCTCCCGAAAAGGCTCAAAATTCCCTGGATTCTCCGCTGAATCCTCCGGAAAGTTTCACAAACTCCCTCGGCATGGAGTTCGTATTGGTCCCTGCCGGAGAGTTTCTCATGGGTTCACCCGAAACCGAGGCAGGCCGGCAGGCCGATGAAAACCCCCTCCATACCGTGAGGCTGAATAAACCTTTCTATCTGGGTAAATACGAGGTCACCCGGGCACAATGGTATGAAGTCATGGGATCTGCAGGGGAAGTGGAAGATCCTCTCCCCGGAGACTCCGAACTGCCGGTTGCAGAGGTATCCTGGGGTGATGTGCAGGAGTTTGTGAAAAATCTCAATGAAATGGAAGGTACGGACAAATACCGCCTCCCTTCGGAAGCCGAATGGGAATACGCCTGCAGGGCGGGCAGCAGTACAAAGTACTATTTCGGAGATGCCGAACGGGAAATGGTCAAATATGCCTGGTTTGGAAAATCCCAGGGTTCAGCTCCGCACCCGGTCGGACAGAAAGCCCCTAACGCCTGGGACCTCTACGATATGCACGGCAACGTCTGGGAATGGGTCCAGGATTCCTGGCACAATGATTACAACGCGGCTCCCTCTGACGGCAAAGCCTGGGAAAGCGGTGACCTTTCCCACAGGGTCGCCCGGGGCGGCAGCGTGACCGGTTCTGCCGAAAGCTGCAGGGCTGCAAACCGTGCCTGGTTCGGTTCCGATGTCCGAAATGCTGATATGGGCTTCCGCCTGCTGATGGAGGCGTGA
- a CDS encoding carbonate dehydratase, with product MQIQNPQKQYPKISKTAWIAETAVIVGNVTIKDDVFVGPNAVIRADEPGSSIVIENRCNVQDNVVVHGLSDSEVIIGGSSSLAHSCIVHGPCRIGEGCFVGFGAVVFDCSIGKDTVILHNTTVRGVEVPSCKVVPDGMTVTAQAGVSGLEELTGELAEFKKSVVEANIDLLEGYKKLAEEEEEGKE from the coding sequence ATGCAGATTCAAAACCCCCAAAAACAGTACCCGAAAATAAGCAAAACCGCATGGATAGCCGAAACCGCAGTAATAGTCGGAAACGTAACCATAAAGGATGATGTTTTCGTAGGGCCAAACGCTGTCATAAGGGCAGATGAACCGGGTTCTTCTATTGTCATCGAAAACCGCTGCAATGTGCAGGATAATGTGGTAGTTCACGGGCTCTCAGATTCGGAAGTGATAATAGGCGGCAGCAGCTCCCTTGCCCACAGCTGTATCGTACACGGTCCCTGCAGGATAGGGGAAGGCTGCTTTGTCGGGTTCGGAGCTGTGGTGTTTGACTGCAGCATCGGAAAAGATACGGTAATTCTCCACAACACGACCGTCCGCGGGGTAGAGGTCCCTTCCTGCAAAGTGGTGCCTGACGGGATGACCGTCACCGCCCAGGCAGGGGTCAGTGGCCTTGAAGAGCTCACCGGAGAGCTGGCAGAATTTAAAAAATCAGTCGTTGAAGCCAATATTGATCTTCTTGAAGGCTACAAAAAACTTGCTGAGGAAGAGGAAGAAGGGAAAGAGTGA
- a CDS encoding sugar-specific transcriptional regulator TrmB has translation MNEDSLDELLRWVVSVDRRLILMGSMKKHNIVKASDIAHETQRSTQNISRALKEFENKGLIECLTPEKTTWKKYILTNTGKQVLKKLEGNFL, from the coding sequence ATGAATGAAGACTCTCTCGATGAGCTTCTTAGGTGGGTCGTCAGCGTTGACCGACGGCTGATACTTATGGGTTCCATGAAAAAGCATAATATAGTGAAAGCTTCCGATATTGCCCACGAGACTCAAAGGTCTACCCAGAATATCAGTCGAGCCCTGAAAGAGTTTGAAAATAAGGGGTTAATTGAATGTTTAACTCCTGAAAAAACCACGTGGAAAAAGTACATCCTTACCAATACGGGTAAACAAGTTCTAAAGAAGCTGGAGGGGAATTTTCTCTAG
- a CDS encoding adenylate kinase, which produces MNIILFGPPGAGKGTQAKKLVDFYKIPQIATGDILRANVREGTELGLAAKSYMDKGELVPDEVLIGIIKNRLTEADCENGFILDGYPRTIPQADALGEILVEIEKPIDVVLNFEVPDEDLVERISGRLMCKCGASYHKTFNPPEKDGICDACGAEIYQRADDTADAVQNRLDVYKKQTQPLIEYYDETGILRTLDGTTDINVVFEEIKAILSEFA; this is translated from the coding sequence ATGAATATTATACTCTTTGGGCCCCCGGGTGCCGGGAAAGGCACCCAGGCCAAAAAACTGGTTGATTTCTACAAGATCCCGCAGATCGCCACAGGCGACATTCTGCGGGCAAACGTCAGGGAAGGAACCGAACTGGGCCTCGCCGCAAAGTCATACATGGACAAGGGCGAGCTGGTTCCCGACGAGGTACTGATCGGAATTATCAAGAACCGCCTGACGGAAGCTGACTGTGAAAACGGCTTCATTCTGGATGGCTACCCCAGAACTATCCCCCAGGCTGACGCCCTTGGCGAAATCCTGGTAGAAATTGAAAAGCCCATCGACGTTGTCCTCAACTTCGAAGTCCCGGACGAGGACCTGGTCGAAAGGATCAGTGGCCGCCTCATGTGCAAGTGCGGAGCCAGCTACCACAAGACCTTCAACCCGCCGGAAAAAGACGGGATCTGCGATGCCTGCGGCGCTGAAATCTACCAGCGCGCCGATGACACTGCAGATGCTGTCCAGAACCGCCTTGATGTCTATAAGAAGCAGACCCAGCCCCTCATCGAATACTATGATGAAACGGGCATCTTAAGGACTCTCGACGGCACCACAGACATCAACGTGGTCTTTGAAGAAATCAAGGCAATTCTTTCCGAATTTGCCTGA
- the secY gene encoding preprotein translocase subunit SecY gives MTLRETLEPLFNKLPAVASPEKHVHFKDKLWWTLGILMLYFALANVPLFGMSQDSIDLFESYRAFFAGASGSLILLGIGPIVTASIVLQLLVGADIINLNLSDPKDQAFFQGAQKFLVFVMILLEALPQLLGGYIQPDPGLAAALGVGLGVITLLLLIQIFMGGVLILFMDEVVSKWGIGSGVGLFIVAGISQQIVTGIFNWQLDSSGLPVGLIPKWIYIAQNVGADYLFSGEGLMFLLVRGGILALMSTVIIFLLVVFVESTRIEIPLAHSAVRGARGRFPVKLIYASVLPMILVRALQANVQMIGIILYGRGITLFGEFSGSKPLNGIMYYLAPIHSPYDWIPSLVRESFAGYGAPAPAIWQIGLHVFADAVMLIGGGIIFALFWIETTGMGAKPTAQKIFNSGMQIPGFRRNIGSIEKVMQRYIPKVTVIGGAFIGLLTLVASLLGTLGSAGGTGLLLTVSIVYRLYEDIASEQMMEMHPLMRSFFGEQ, from the coding sequence ATGACTCTCAGGGAAACGTTAGAGCCGCTTTTTAACAAGTTACCTGCAGTTGCAAGTCCTGAAAAACATGTTCATTTTAAGGATAAGCTGTGGTGGACCCTTGGGATACTGATGCTGTACTTTGCCTTAGCAAATGTGCCGCTTTTCGGAATGTCCCAGGACTCGATCGACCTTTTTGAATCATACCGTGCTTTCTTTGCCGGGGCCTCAGGGTCACTGATCCTCCTCGGTATCGGTCCGATCGTCACGGCTTCCATTGTCCTGCAGCTCCTTGTCGGGGCGGACATTATCAATCTTAATCTCTCGGACCCGAAAGATCAGGCATTCTTCCAGGGAGCTCAGAAGTTCCTTGTCTTTGTCATGATCCTTCTGGAAGCTCTGCCGCAGCTTCTTGGTGGGTATATCCAGCCGGACCCGGGGCTTGCTGCTGCACTTGGTGTAGGCCTGGGAGTAATCACCTTACTGCTCCTCATACAAATCTTCATGGGAGGCGTCCTGATCCTTTTCATGGACGAAGTCGTCTCCAAGTGGGGTATCGGTTCCGGTGTCGGGCTTTTCATCGTCGCGGGAATCTCTCAGCAGATTGTTACAGGGATCTTTAACTGGCAGCTTGATTCTTCCGGACTTCCGGTAGGCCTGATCCCCAAGTGGATCTACATCGCCCAGAATGTTGGGGCAGATTACCTTTTCTCCGGCGAGGGCCTGATGTTCCTGCTTGTCAGGGGAGGTATTCTTGCACTCATGAGTACGGTTATCATCTTCCTGCTCGTGGTCTTTGTGGAGAGTACAAGAATCGAGATCCCTCTTGCCCACAGCGCGGTGAGGGGTGCCAGGGGCCGCTTCCCTGTTAAGCTCATATACGCATCCGTTCTGCCCATGATCCTTGTCAGAGCCCTTCAGGCTAACGTTCAGATGATCGGGATCATCCTCTACGGCAGAGGGATAACGCTCTTTGGAGAATTCAGTGGTTCGAAGCCGCTTAACGGGATTATGTACTACCTGGCTCCCATCCACAGCCCATATGACTGGATCCCGTCCCTTGTACGGGAATCTTTCGCAGGGTATGGAGCTCCCGCTCCGGCTATCTGGCAGATCGGGCTCCACGTCTTTGCCGACGCCGTGATGCTGATCGGAGGCGGGATTATCTTTGCCCTCTTCTGGATCGAGACCACGGGCATGGGTGCCAAGCCAACAGCCCAGAAGATCTTCAATTCAGGAATGCAGATCCCCGGGTTCAGGAGGAATATCGGGAGCATTGAAAAGGTCATGCAGCGCTACATCCCCAAGGTAACCGTTATCGGTGGGGCTTTCATTGGGCTTTTGACCCTGGTTGCAAGTCTGCTCGGTACGCTTGGAAGTGCCGGGGGTACGGGCCTGCTACTGACTGTGAGTATCGTCTACCGCCTGTACGAGGATATCGCCTCGGAGCAGATGATGGAGATGCACCCGCTGATGAGGTCTTTCTTCGGAGAACAGTAA
- a CDS encoding uL15m family ribosomal protein, translating into MNTKKFRGSRTCGGGTTKNRRGAGNRGGRGKAGGCKHHFVRALQRGYSYGKHGFKRPAEVLRDVSIVNVGELDELASYLVEEGLAEIKDGTYHINLETLGIEKVLGSGHVTRSLAVTSDEFSATAREKIENAGGSCIDAE; encoded by the coding sequence ATGAACACAAAGAAGTTTAGAGGATCCCGGACCTGCGGAGGCGGCACCACAAAGAACAGACGTGGAGCCGGAAACCGCGGAGGCCGTGGGAAAGCCGGTGGATGTAAACACCATTTCGTAAGGGCTCTCCAGCGGGGGTACAGCTACGGTAAGCATGGCTTCAAACGCCCTGCTGAAGTGCTCAGGGATGTTTCCATTGTGAATGTGGGCGAACTTGACGAACTTGCTTCCTATCTTGTTGAAGAAGGACTTGCAGAAATCAAGGACGGAACATACCACATCAACCTTGAAACTCTCGGAATTGAGAAGGTACTTGGGAGCGGACATGTCACCAGGAGCCTGGCGGTTACTTCCGATGAATTCTCAGCGACTGCTCGCGAAAAGATAGAAAACGCAGGCGGTAGCTGTATTGATGCCGAATAA
- a CDS encoding 50S ribosomal protein L30 yields the protein MYAIVRLRGPVNVRYTIEDTLKMLRLHRVNHCVIVPDNPHYKGMIQKVKDYVAYGKIDAEMLAGILENRGRLEGGARLTEEYVKENTEYDSIEAFAGAVIEGKASLNDIPNLKPVFRLHPPRKGHMGIKRSVQQGGALGNHGEDITVLLHKMR from the coding sequence ATGTATGCAATTGTGAGGTTGAGAGGCCCGGTTAATGTCCGTTATACAATCGAGGACACCCTGAAGATGCTTCGTCTTCATAGGGTCAACCACTGTGTGATCGTGCCCGATAACCCTCATTACAAGGGTATGATCCAGAAGGTCAAGGACTACGTTGCATACGGGAAGATCGATGCAGAGATGCTTGCTGGAATCCTTGAGAACCGCGGAAGACTCGAGGGCGGAGCCCGCCTGACCGAGGAATACGTGAAGGAAAACACCGAGTATGATTCCATTGAAGCCTTTGCCGGAGCAGTAATCGAAGGAAAGGCCAGCCTTAATGATATCCCCAATTTGAAGCCTGTTTTCAGGCTGCACCCGCCCAGAAAAGGGCACATGGGTATCAAAAGGTCTGTGCAGCAGGGTGGCGCTCTCGGAAATCACGGGGAAGATATCACCGTGCTCCTGCACAAGATGAGATAA
- a CDS encoding 30S ribosomal protein S5 gives MAYEDEWVPKTRLGKLVVEGQVASMEEAIRSGLPIREPQIIDMLLPNLEDEVLDINMVQRMTDSGRRVKFRATVIVGNGDGYVGLGQAKDVQVGPAIRKAIDAAKLNITYIRRGCGSWECACGLPHTVPYEVSGKAGSVTVTLIPAPRGLGIAAGNTATKVLEKAGIKDVWTKTFGTTRTTLNFAKATFDALAQVNVMRLPANYGKEEA, from the coding sequence ATGGCATACGAGGACGAATGGGTTCCTAAAACCAGACTTGGAAAATTAGTTGTCGAAGGACAGGTTGCTTCTATGGAAGAGGCAATCAGGTCCGGACTTCCGATCAGGGAACCCCAGATTATTGATATGCTGCTTCCGAACCTGGAAGACGAGGTGCTCGACATCAACATGGTCCAGAGGATGACTGACTCCGGACGTCGTGTTAAGTTCAGGGCAACCGTCATTGTCGGGAACGGAGACGGATATGTAGGGCTCGGGCAGGCAAAGGATGTGCAGGTAGGACCTGCCATCCGCAAGGCAATAGACGCTGCAAAGCTCAACATTACCTATATCCGCAGAGGTTGCGGGTCCTGGGAATGTGCCTGCGGGCTGCCACACACTGTGCCTTACGAGGTCAGCGGGAAAGCCGGCAGTGTGACCGTTACCCTGATCCCGGCCCCGAGAGGGCTCGGCATCGCTGCAGGGAACACGGCCACCAAGGTGCTGGAAAAGGCCGGAATCAAGGACGTCTGGACCAAGACCTTCGGAACAACCCGGACGACCCTTAACTTCGCAAAGGCTACTTTTGACGCTCTGGCCCAGGTCAACGTTATGAGGCTGCCTGCAAACTACGGTAAGGAGGAAGCCTGA